accctaaccctaacccaaccctaaccctaaccctaacactaacacctaaccctaaccctaaccctaaccctaaccctaaccaaaccgtaagcctaaccctaaccctaaccctaaccctaaccctaaccctaaccctaacactaaccctaaccctaaccctagaccaaaccctaaccctaatgcTAACccctaaccataaccctaaccctaaccctaaccctaaccctaaccctaacccctaacccctaaccctaaccctaaccctaagcctaacccctaaccctaaccctaaccctaaccctaaccctaacccctaaccctaaccctaaccctaacactaaccctaatcctaaccctagaccaaaccctaaccctaatgcaaacccctaaccctaaccctaacccacactaacccctaaccctaaccctaaccctaacccaaaccctcaccctaaccctagacgaaaccctaaccctaaccctaaccctaaccctaaccctaaccctaaccctaaccgaaaccctaaccctaaccctaaccctaaccgaaaccctaaccctaaccctaacccaaaccctaaccctaaccctaacccaaaccctaacccttaaccctaaccctaaccctaaccctaacccaaaccctaacccgaaccctaaccctaaccctaagcctaaccctaaccctaaccctaacccaaactctaaccctaaccctaaccccaaaccctaacccaaaccctaaccctaaccctaacccaaactctaaccctaaacctaaccccaaccctaaacctaaccctaaccctaaccctaaccgaaaccctaaccctaaccctaaccctaaccgaaaccctaaccctaaccctaaaccaaacactaaccctaaccctaacccaaaccctaaccctaaccctaacccaaaccctaaccctaaccccaaaccctaaccctaaccctaacccctaaccctaaccctaaccctaaccctaacccctaaccctaaccctaaccctaaccctaaccctaacccaaccctaaccctaaccctaaccctaaccctaaccgaaaacctaaccctaaccctaacccaaacccaaacccaaaccctaaccctaaccctaaccctaacccctaaccctaaccctaaccctaacccaaaccctcaccctaaccctaaccctaacccaaaccctaaccctaaccctaaccctaaccctaaccctaacctaaccctaaccctaacccaaaccctaaccctaaccctaaccctaaccctaaccctaaccctaaccctaacccaaaccctaacccaaaccctaaccctaaccctaaccataacccctaaccctaacccgaaccctaacccaaccctaaccctaaccctaaccctaaccctaacacctAACCCTAacacctaaccctaaccctaacacctaaccctaaccctaaccctaaccctaaaccaaaccctaaccctaacaataacactaaccctaaccctaaccctaacccaaccctaaccctaacccctaaccctaaccctaaccaaaccctaacccgaaccctaaccctaaccctaacccaaccctaaccctaaccctaacactaacacctaaccctaaccctaaccctaaccctaacccaaccctaaacctaaccctaaccctaaccctaaccctaacctaaccgTAAgcctaaacctaaccctaaccctaaccctaaccctaacactaaccctaaccctaaccctagaccaaaccctaaccctaatgctaacccctaaccctaaccctaacccacactaacccctaaccctaaccctaaccctaacccaaaccctcaccctaaccctagacgaaaccctaaccctaaccctaaccctaaccctaaccctaaccctaacacctaaccctaaccctaaccctaaccctaaccctaaccctaaccctaaaccaaaccctaaccctaaccctaaccataacccctaaccctaacccaaaccctaaccctaaccctaaacctaaccctaacccctaaccctaaccctaaccctaacacctaaccctaaccctaaccctaacccaaccctaaccctaaccctaaccctaaccctaacccaaccctaaccctaaccctaaccctaaccctaaccctaaccgtaacccaaactctaaccctaaccctaaccctaaccctaaccctaaccctaacctaacccaaaccctaaccctaaccctaaccctaaccctaacactaacacctaaccctaaccctaaccctaaccctaaccctaacccaaaccctaaccctaaccctaaccctaacctaacccaaaccctaaccctaaccctaaccctaaccctaaccctaaccctaaccctaacctaaccgtaagcctaaccctaaccctaacccaaaccctaaccctaaccctaacccctaaccctaaccctaaccctaaccctaaccctaaccctaaccgtaacccctaacccctaaccctaaccctaacccacaCTAActcctaaccctaaccctaacccaaaccctcaccctaaccctagacgaaaccctaaccctaaccctaacccaaacccaaaccctaaacactaaccctaaccctaaccctaaccgaaaccctaaccctaaccctaaccctaacccctaacccaaactctaaccctaaccctaaccctaaccctaacccaaactctaaccctaaccctaacaccaaaccctaacccaaaccctaaccctaaccctaaccctaacccaaactctaaccctaacccctaaccctaaccctaacccaaaccctaaccctaaccctaaccctaaccctaacccaaccctaaccctaaccctaaccctaaccctaaccctagaccaaaccctaaccctaatgcTAACccctaaccataaccctaaccctaaccctaacccctaaacataaccctaaccttaaccctaaccctaaccctaaccgtaaccccTAAcccttaaccctaaccctaacccacaCTAActcctaaccctaaccctaaccctaacccaaaccctcaccctaaccctagacgaaaccctaaccctaaccctaacccaaacccaaaccctaaaccctaaccctaaccctaaccctaaccgaaaccctaaccctaaaccctaaccctaaccctaaccctaaccgaaaccctaaaccctaaccctaaccctaaccctaaccgaaaccctaaccctaaccctaaccctaacccctaacccaaaccctaaccctaaccctaaccctaaccctaacccctaaccctaatcctaacccaaaccctaaccctaacccctaaccctaaccctaaccctaaccctaaccctaacccttactccctaaccctaaccctaaccctaaccctaaccctaatgcTAACCCCTAACCCTTACCCTAATCCACACTAacacctaaccctaaccctaaccctagacgaaaccctaaccctaaccctaaccctaaccctaaccctaaccctaacacctaaccctaaccctaaccctaaccctaaccctaaccctaaaccaaaccctaaccctaaccctaaccctaaccctaaccctaaccctaacccaaaccctaaccctaaccctaaccctaaccctaaccctaaccctaaccctaacccaaccctaaccctaaccctaaccctaaccctaaccctaacccacactaaccctaaccctaaccctaacccaaactctaaccataaccctaaccctaaccctaaccctaaccctaaccctaacccctaaccctaaccctaaccctaaccctaaccctaacccctaaccctaacccaaaccctaaccctaacccaaaccctaacccaaactctaaccctaaccctaacccaaactctaaccctaaccctaacccctaaccctaaccctaaccctaacctctaaccctaaccctaaccctaaccctaacccaaactctaaccctaaccctaaccctaaccctaaccctaacccaaccctaaccctaaccctaaccctaaccctaaccctaacccaaaccctaaccctaaccctgaccctaaccctaacccaaccctaaccctaaccctaaccctaaccctaacccaaaccctaaccctaaccctaaccctaaccctaacccaaaccctaaccctaaccctaaccctaacccctaaccctaaccctaaccctaaccctaacccctaaccctaaccctaaccctaaccctaacccacactaacccctaaccctaaccctatccctaacccaaaccctcaCCCTAACCCTAGACGAAACCCtaactctaaccctaacccaaaccctaaaccctaaccctaaccctaaccctaaccataacccctaaccctaaccctaaccctgaccctaaccctaatccaaaccctaaccctaacccaaaccctaaccctaaccctaacccctaaccctaaccctaaccctagaccaaaccctaaccctaatgcTAACCCCTAACCCTTACCCTAACCCACACTAacacctaaccctaaccctaaccctaacccaaaccctcaccctaaccctagacgaaaccctaaccctaaccctaaccctaacccaaaccctaaacctaaccctaacccaaaccctaaacctaaccctaaccctaaccctaaccaaaacccaaaccctaaccctagccctaaccctaaccctaaccctaaccctaaccctaaccctaatcctaaccgaaatcctaaccctaaccctaaccctaacctaaaccctaaccctgaccctaaccctaaccctaacctaaacGTAAgcctaacactaaccctaaccctaaccctaaccctaaccctaacccctaacccaaAGCCTAACTCtaactctaaccctaaccctaacccctaaccctaaccctcaccctaaccctaaccctaaccctaacccctaaccctaaccctaaccctaaccctaacccaaccctaaccctaaccctaaccctaaccctaacactaaccctaaccctaaccctagaccaaaccctaaccctaatgctaacccctaaccctaaccctaacccacactaacccctaaccctaaccctatccctaacccaaaccctcaccctaaccctagacgaaaccctaaccctaaccctaacccaaacccaaaccctaaaccctaactctaaccctaaccctaaccgaaatactaaccctaacccctaacccaaaccctaactctaactctaaccctaaccctaaccctaaccctaaccctaaccctaaccgaaatactaaccctaaccctaaccctaacccaaaccctaaccctgaccctaaccctaatccaaaccctaaccctaacccaaaccctaaccctaaccctaaccctaaccctaaccctaatcctaaccgaaatcctaaccctaaccctaaccctaacctaaacactaaccctgaccctaaccctaaccctaacctaaacGTAAgcctaacactaaccctaaccctaaccctaaccctaaccctaacccctaacccaaaccctaactctaactctaaccctaaccctaacccctaaccctaaccctcaccctaaccctaaccctaaccctaacccctaaccctaaccctaaccctaaccctaacccaaccctaaccctaaccctaaccctaaccctaacactaaccctaaccctaaccctagaccaaaccctaaccctaatgctaacccctaaccctaaccctaaccaacactaacccctaaccctaaccctatccctaacccaaaccctcaccctaaccctagacgaaaccctaaccctaaccctaacccaaacccaaaccctaaaccctaactctaaccctaaccctaaccgaaatactaaccctaacccctaacccaaaccctaactctaactctaaccctaaccctaaccctaaccctaaccctaaccgaaATActaaccataaccctaaccctaacccaaaccctaaccctgaccctaaccctaatccaaaccctaaccctaacccaaaccctaaccctaaccctaacccctaaccctaaccctagaccaaaccctaaccctaatgcTAACCCCTAACCCTTACCCTAACCCACACTAacacctaaccctaaccctaaccctaacccaaaccctcaccctaaccctagacgaaaccctaaccctaaccctaaccctaaccctaacccaaaccctaaacctaaccctaaaccaaaccctaaacctaaccctaaccctaaccctaacccaaacccaaaccctaaccctagccctaaccctaaccctaaccctaaccctaaccctaaccctaacccctaaccctaaccctaaccctaaccctaacccctaaccctaaccctaaccctaaccctaaccctaacccaaaccctaaccctaaccctaaccctaaccctaaccctaaccctaaccctaaccgtaaaccaaactctaaccctaaccctaaccctaaccctaaccctaaccctaacccctaaccctaaccctaaccctaacccaaactctaaccctaaccctaaccctaacccaaccctaaccctaaccctaaccctaacccaaactctaaccctaaccctaaccccaaaccctaacccaaaccctaaccctaaccctaaccctaacccaaactctaaccctaaccctcaccctaaccctaaccgaaatcctaaccctaaccctaaccctaaccctaaccctaaacctaatccaaaccctaaccctaaccctaaccctaaccctaatgcTAACCCCTAACCCTTACCCTAACCCACACTAacacctaaccctaaccctaaccctaacccaaacaGTCACCCTAACCCTAGAAgaaaccctaaccctaaccctaaccctaaccatgacccttaaccctaacccaaaccctaaccctaaaccaaaccctaaccctaaccctaaccctaatccaaACTCTAACCCTATCGCTAacccctaacactaaccctaaccctaaccctaaccctaacccaaccctaaccctaaccctaacacaaaccctaaccctaaccccaaaccctaaccctaaccctaacccctaacccctaaccctaaccctaacccaacactaaccctaaccctaaccctaaccctaaccctaaccctaacccaaaccctaaccctaaccctaaccctaacccaaccctaaccctaaccctaaccctaaccctaaccctaaccctaaccctaaccctaaccctaaccctaaccctaaccctaaccctaaccctaaccctaaccctaaccctaaaccaaaccctaaccctaaccctaacccaaactctaaccctaaccctaacactaaccctaacccctaaccctaaccttaaccctaaccctaaccaaaccctaaccctgaccctaaccctaaccctaaccctaaccctaacccaaaccctaaccctaaaccaaaccctaaccctaaccctaaccctaaccctaaccctagaccaaaccctaaccctaatgctaacccctaaccctaaccctaaccctaacccctaaccctaaccctaaccctagaccaaaccctaaccctaatgctaacccctaaccctaaccctaacccacaCTAACCCCGAACCCTAACCATAGAcgaaaccctaaccctaaccataaccctaaccctaaccctaaccctaatgctaacccctaaccctaaccctaacccacactaacccctaaccctaagcATAGAcgaaaccctaaccctaaccctaaccctaaccctaaccctaaccgaaaccctaaccctaacactaactctaaccctaacccctaacccaaaccctaagcctaaccctaatcctaaccctaaccctaaccctaaaccaaactctaaccctaaccctaaccctaaccctaaccctaaccgtaacccaaactctaaccctaaccctaaccccaaaccctaactcaaaccctaacccaaaccctaaccctaaccctaacccaaaccctaaccctaaccctaacccaaaccctaaccctaacccaaactctaaccctaaccctaaccctaaccctaacccaaaccctaaccctaaccctaacccaaaccctaaccctaacccaaactctaaccctaaacctaaccctaaccctaacttCCAGAGTAGCACAAATGATCCCCCAGCAAGAGAGATCCAGCCCGCCCAGGCTTTGCACAGCTCAGGGAAAGGCAACACATTTGTGTCAGAAATCTTCACTCGCTTCTCCTGCCCCATTGAATATCAAATATCAGAGCTGATACTGCAAAGGTAGATATCAAGTTGTAGTATCTGTTCCTGTCATGCTgaagagaagcaggagaaggagcagtgGCTGCCTGCAGGAGATCTGCTGACAGTGCCAGGGCTTGAGGATGCTGAGCACTGATGGCCAAGGGAATGACAGAcctcccactgctcccctgGAATCCCAGGGACAGTTCACTCGGATCTGCACTTCAAAGGAAGTGAGCTACCAAGGAAAGAACAAGAACTCTGTGTGCAAGCCTGCTGAGTGCCTGTTGGCAGCCCTCCTTACACTGGCAGGAGAAGAGAGCCACAGCCCAGGCATCACAAAGGTGCACAGGGTTGCTCAAGACCTTTTCCTAAACTTTTCCAGGGTAAAACCAAAGGAATTCAAGACAGGGTTGTGAGTAGCTGATCCGAGAGAACGTGGGAGCAAGATGCGTTTGCAGACACAAGACATCTGCATATGGAATGGAGAGTAAGAGAGAAGAGCACAAGGCAATTGATACAGGAAGCAAGGACCAGCAGACGCCcagttcttttttctctctttcaggtATCAGCCACAATGTGCCAGAGGTCTCAGGCCACTGTGCCTGATCGACCTGGGGTTCCTGATGCTTCCAGTGGTCTCTTCCAGTGTCTCCATGTGACTAGTCCCAGCCGAACAGCAAAGATCAAGCACGTCAGTGCCAGCAGAACAACTGGGGGAAAAGCACAGAAGCACATTAGAGCATAAAAGAAAGGCAGTGCCTCTTGTCATACCCCAGCTCCCAGAAGAGGGGCTAttcagggaaagagaaaaaaaccacaactgcCTGTATAGGATCCATTACCCCCAGAGCTGTATCTCTCTGAGTTTTACTGCTATACAGTCAAACTCACCCAATGCTTCCAGGTCAAGGCATGTCTAAAAAGGGGGAGGCTTCCTGGACACAGgaattaaaatacattacatTAACAAAATACTCCAAGAATAGTTGAACTATATAAAGAAACGTGCTAGTTTGGGAAAAGCACATTCTTGTCCTACCAGCCAAACAAGCTGAACACTAAGAATGAAGTTTTGCTGGTAGAGATGTACCTACTGCAGGAACAGAGCTGCCTGCCAGAGACCATGCGCACCTCCACATTCCCAGTGGCTACAACCATCAGGAGACGAGCCTGCAGTGTCCCCATGGCTGTGGAAGACAAGCTTTGCCAAGTCCTGCTGAGTGCTTTCAGACATGACAAGGCTCCAGCTGCACTTACAGCAAAGAGAGCTGTACTGGAGTGGCTCCAGTGGTGATGCCAGTCCAGAATTTAGCTTTAGCCACTGGTATGTGGCAGTGGGAAGGCTGAAGGGTGGGAATATGCTGCCTTCTGCTGACCCCGTGGTGGGAATAGGCATCTCAAGCTGCTACAGCAGGATTCAGAGTTCACACAGCTCAGTCCCTTTCGTGTCAGCATAAAACTGCTCATAATGGTACAGCTTCTGCCACACTGCAATTGTACAGAATTTGGATAGCTTAAGCCCTTTTACCACGGATGACTACACTCAACTTTGCTACAGTGGCTGGCAGCAACCAGATAATCCCAGGAAAACCTGTTAAGGCTAGCCTGAGCTCTGCATCAGAGAGGAGCATGTGCAGAGGTTTGCACTGTGAAGCCCTCCGTGGGTCAGAAGCTTATGCACTGCTCCTATATGCCCAACAGTACAGGGCAAATGGAAGCCCACAGCCTTCATCCCAGCCCGGCTTCTCCTTTGGCCTGCCCTACGTcagatggagctgctggaggagccaaGTGGGTGCTGGAGGACTGCAGGACAAACATATTGCACTGGGAAGTGAACTTGAGACAACACAAGGTTTGGATTCAGCCCCGAGGCTCATGGGCAATGATTTCTGCTCTACTCTTTCCTTAGCAAAATGAATACCTTCAAGTATGTCCCTAGTTCTGTTTTTAACAAATAATGCTTTTCAAGTGGAAAGGCTTTCTGCCCTCGGCTCAGAGGAAGGGTGTGAAGTTTACTGGCCTTCTTTTACAGGAGTTAGAAAGACTCACCTATAAAAACGTTGTTGGTCAGTGGGGATGAAAACGAGCGATTCTTGCAGGCGCTGCCGGTCAGAGCTGCTATGACCACTGGGTAGACTGTGAGGTTATAGCGGACATACTTGtcaagaaagtaattttctagGTAAAACCTGTGAAGAAAAAGAGTGACCAAAGTAagaattttctctgtatttcatttccattcCCTAAGAAAGGAATTAGACAGAGAATGGGGGGTTTTGTGGACCAGTTTGGATGAGAGTccaaaatttttcatttactaaTATtcaaaaaatgcataaataatttattttatgtaggtttagggaaaaataaagccGTGTTTCAGATGGTTTCTGTATCACACCTTCACCTGTAAACCTAAGGCAGGTTGGGCTCATGCAAGTCACAAAAACATGTTCCTGGCCCACAACATGTGCTTATTGGCATTGCTGAGGTCAGGGAAGAAAAGCTCTGCCAGACTCCCAGTCCATCTGCCATGAACCGTAACAGAGGCCTTTGTACTCGGTGTTGGGAGAGGGACAAGCGCTGAGTGAAGTGGAACAGATGGTCACCACTGGTGAGAGGTGGAAGGGGTCTTTGAGGCTTGGTGGGGACCCGTGGGGTCGCTTACCATATGACCAGGCCGAGAGCCAGGATGCTCAGGGAAGCAGTGGTTGCTTTCTCATTGGGGACATTCCACTTGTAGATCAGCACGACGGCGAAGTTCAGCAGCGTGGCGATGCTGGTCCATGTCACATACAGCGCCAGCCCATTCTGGACCtgccacacagcacagcaagagGACAGGAGTGACGTACAGGTAATCTCTGTTTGTCTTTGGTGGCCCATAGGCCCTGGTGCACTTAAGCCAGCCTTCTGGACCTAGCTGCAGGAAAGGTCCCTCATCATGGAGAAAAGGTGAAGCTTTGGAGTCCTGAAGGGCTCCAGAGATCCAGCCCAGCGGTGTGTTATACCGGTGTTTCAGGAAGTGCAATAAAAAGAGCAGAGCCCACTCCCAGTTTGTGCCAAGAGATGTAGATGCATTTCCAGAAGGGTTGGTAGGAACTTCTCTGTGCAGTGCAGAAATCCTTCCTGAGCTATGGTCTGCCACTGAATCTTTCACTCTGATAcctccagcactgcacagaggttgtttttttttttttaccatttacCCACAGCACAGCTTCTCAAAAGCCACCTACCAGAATGCGGATGAGCCAGAGCTCAGCTTTGTGACCCTTCACAAACCATGAGGAATGGATGCTCAAGGCTCGGTGGGAAATGAAGAGGGAGGCACATGTGGTAAGAGAGAGGACTGCCAGGAACaccagggctggaaggaggtaTCTAGGACAAagaacacatacacacacaataAACATCACATTTTTCTCAGTGGTGTCACAATGCCCTAATTTGTAGCTTTAGTATTTGGCCTTTACTGGCTTTAAGTTGATCAGCCTTTAATAAAGGTAATCGCTACACGTAGCCCTCATTTTGAcatattgctgctgctgttttactCTGTTAATCATGAAGTTGTTTTCCTGACTGCAAGTGATTTCTTCACCTCTTGACAGTGGTGCTCTCATAAGCCCTTAATGTGACCATCATTATGGAAACAATCCAAGGCAAGGAGCTTAACTGCATTAATGAAGAGAGGCACAGCTCCTGTCTCACCTGTGGAGGTGAAAATGTAGAATAGCAGCTTTGAGGAGATCTTAGACATCAATGACCAATCTGTTTCATGGTCAAGATGACAACGTAAtgcaaaacccccaaacttttATGAAGGCTACATTTTGTGAAAGCCTGGTATAGAG
The window above is part of the Corvus moneduloides isolate bCorMon1 chromosome 3, bCorMon1.pri, whole genome shotgun sequence genome. Proteins encoded here:
- the LOC116441523 gene encoding uncharacterized protein LOC116441523, coding for MDALHKLKVLVMFLSLATFTVMVIMNAGNATGTFKGLFRTTPGNISAKYSTDFTPAGWTFLIWNVIYAWQLAWLLYALSGICRRNELGYVFIKPDLLPIPFYVVWCLNNGLNVGWLFLWDREYLLPALVFLAVLSLTTCASLFISHRALSIHSSWFVKGHKAELWLIRILVQNGLALYVTWTSIATLLNFAVVLIYKWNVPNEKATTASLSILALGLVIWFYLENYFLDKYVRYNLTVYPVVIAALTGSACKNRSFSSPLTNNVFIVVLLALTCLIFAVRLGLVTWRHWKRPLEASGTPGRSGTVA